The DNA region AAGAACACCATGCATTGATGGGTGGTGAGGTCCCATATTGACTATCATGAGGTCTTTTCTTGTAGTTGTTACATTCATAGGTTATTCCTCGATTCATTCTTTCATGAAttgctgaaaatgaaaagaagttcattaaaattcaagatctaataaaaaaaatcaaataattcaaattCCTTTTTCAATTAACGAGTTTTTAATTCCCGAATATCCAGCCGACTAATTAATTCTTTATAACgtattctatttttctttgacaAATAAGACAGCAGTCGTTGGCGTTTTCCCAGGATTTTACGTAGACCTCTCTGAGATAAATAATCTTTTCTGTGCAATTCCAAATGGGAAGTAAGTCTTCGTATCTTATTGGTGAAACgaaatacttgaaattcaacGGACcccctgttttcttctttttcttcttgtgaaaaaactgaaatgaatgaattttttaccataaaacgGATTTTctatcctcttttttttaatggattttaCTGATCAGTAAGAATAATGCTAGTCATTTTAATTTGGTATACACAATAATCTTAATTTCTTTATGAACtcccaattttatcaaataaaattaatcaatccaatttgattttaaattttattcttATAGGAATACGAATATGAAAATTCGTATAGGAAAGGATGATATGTTTCTACatttagaaaagagaaaaatttttgGGTCtaatctaataataaaaaataagaagattCCGGTAATAATTTATAGATCTATTGGATATTGATACATGCATTGAATTAGTATTCATGTATCAGACTAGAAGGGAAGACAATACACGGGGTGCAAGTTTTTGTTTCATATACCATACATATATGGTACAGAATATATATGAAAGAcgcataattaacaaatttgcAATCGTGGATACATATGTATCCTTATCATAGTGAAGCGACTCCCATTATTGGTATCAAACCAATATCGATTCATACAAGATAAATCTTCTAATCGATAATTAGGACAAAGAaagaactttaatttaattagtttctttttatcaaaatgtttgcttttatccaaaaattcacCACCCTTTTTTACGTTGTTGCAAAATACTGGATTTTTATGAATACCATTTCTCTTCCTCGAATTGAAACAAATTAGAATTCTTAGTTCTCTACGTCCTTTAGCGGATAAAACTTTTTCGGGAACAAACAACAAATCATAATGATTTTTGTATCTATTTTCAGCCATTCTTTGATGTCTTGCAATGGATTTATCCAAATTAATCTTAGCAACATAGCTTTTTTTTCGGTatctttgattaattttggGCTTACTCTTATTAACCAATGAAATATTTAGACTTTGATATATAATAAATTGTCCGTCATTTTTGATAGACAAACGAACTGGTTCGATAATTAATATACCCTTTTTCATTAATTCTATAAGAGTTAAATCCTTTTGAATCATCAGAATATCTAAACTCATTTCTCCCCTTTGAATAGAGGATATAGCAATTTCTCTTGGATTTATCAGTCTAAGTAGGAGACAATATACTTTGATATTATTGATCATTCTTTGATTTAAAGAATCATCCCATCTCAATTGAAAACGTAAATacctttttaggaaaaaatcaAGCTCTGCTTCCGTGTTGCTCTTatattgctttttctttctacGTTTTTTCATATCTGAACTTGCATAATCTTCttcaatatctttttcttggtttgagAGAAGTGATCCAAGATTCGCTTGATTTTGTGCATCTGATTCAAGATTATCTCGACTTGcagattctttttcttcttgatttctATTCTCTAATtcaatcgattttttttcattcgaaaatataaaaagatcccttttgttctttcgagtgatgtttttattttcagtaacattttcattaaaatttaaaagaagtaATTGGATTGGTATGATCCAGGGTTTCATAATATATGTATTATAAAGCAGCACAAATTCTGGAAAGAACCAAAGTTTCAGATTCGATATGGGACGACTTAGTATTTCTTCATTCATTCCCATCCAATCAAaaaggtctttttttttgttggatgcCGTAATTCCTccattttgggaaattttaagataaaaaagacctttttgatccattttattaattattttatcaattatttgataattattAACCCCAGTCTTAGTATTTTTATTACCATTGGGATCGATATCAATCCAGGACTCAATATCGACTTTATTTCTAagacaaaaatcgaaaattctccaatcaaaatattttctatatgtaaATTTATCCAGATTCATAATATCATCATCTTCTAAATTAATAGAGATAATACCTCCTAGCATATCAACTAATTTaccttttttatatatcttgTTGTAATTATAAGAAATCTCTTGCTTATTATTTAAACGTAATGGtgatacataaatatataaatccttcttattttcataattaatcGATTTATATGAGAAAAGGTCATATCTATagtatttttgaaagttatattttgaatttggtaatgaatttgattcaaattcatCGGAATGCCTTTTGGTTAAATCTTTATTTTGCACTATACGTGTTTGATTGAATCTATTTCGCCATTTGTGTGGTACTAATCGATACCATCTAATCGTAGATAAATCATATTGATAATGACCCCTTAACCAGTTTTTCCATTGAATCATTcccgaattcaaaatattttgatgttttAATTCAGAATGAAAAATTCCTTGTGTTTCAAAATAatcctttatttcatttttaagaaaatgagatgtTCCGTGATATTGAAGGATATATCTTAACTTATACAAGTTACGAATTTGCGTTTGATATAATTGGTAAAATACATATGCTTGTGAGAAGGAGTATAAGAAAATCTTTGAATTTGGATTACTAatatccgaaattgatttttttatagtcCAAATAAAacgaattttatttttatttgttttaaaaatattttctttatttttttcattattgtaaATGTATTTATCGatcattttttttgaattatcaaaaaaagttgTGTAGTGATCCTCGGAATATTAATGATACGGAGAAGTATATCTATGTATATCCTTTcaactaaaaatttgaaaaaagaatatgATTGACGGATTAATCgaacatttcttctttttaatttctgcaaaatattttttattgatgttAATAGTTTAGTAGGGTAACTTCTTTTATTAGAActaatatttctatttatttccgGAGTTAAAAATcctttcttcttatcttttttaattttttctatttgattCCTGATTGTGCTGGTTCTATCAGCcagatctttcatttttttttctgtcaatgAATAATCTGTCAAATCCATAAATCGAATTTGAATGGACGATTCATTAATCAtcccattaccgattatcccatctttttcttttttagtttcaCTCAATTTATATATTTCTCTTAATCCAAATAATGGAATTGGGTTTCTTTTGGAAAGTTCTTTTATTAttacttttaaaaatagaatgtttttcatgacccatttttttctttcttttgaaaggttaaaaaaaaaatttattttttcttttaaaacctgtATAACTAAAAAAgaattcttttgcaattttctaattttttttctgagttCTTTAAAAATGGGTTCAAAAAATGAACGTTGTTTTATGGGAGAACCAAAAGGAAGTTCAGTTTCCATTCCCCAAActgttaaaaaacaaaaatcgtttttttgtcctttatttCTCAGCGGATCTTTCTGGGGGGGTGTCACCTTAGATCTGTGCCAAGGTTTAAGGCAAAAAGGAAATAGGATCTTTATTTGAATACCGTCTGTCAgccaattttttggaaattctgTTTCTGATAATTGAACACCATTATAGGTGCATTTAACATGCATTTCTCTATTCCAATCTTTTAAGTCCTTGGACCACTCGGGAAATTGAAATAATAAGATACGGGCTATATTTTTAGCTATTATCAATGAAGGTAATAGAAtatattttctaagaaaagaTTGGGTTACTAATAGGGATCCTCTTATTACTTGAGCAAATAAAATGCTATCCCAGGCTTCCGCTATTTCTATTcgttctttctcttctcttttgtattcttctcttttttcttcctctttttttttctcactttccTTTGTCCTTTCCTCGGTATAATCCGAAATTCGtaattctgttctttttttatacatccattttttcaaaatgaattttatcaTCCCGAATATatccaaagaaaaaaggggtttGTCTATTCTGtccaaaaaaagaggagagtgCGCATTTGCTTGAAACAATTCACAAGTAACTGTTTTACGTCTTTGAGCACGCATAGAGCCTTTGATTATGTCTCGACGAAAATCAGATTGTTGTGAATAACGTATCAAAGCCACTTCGTCGGCTTGATCAGGATTATTAGTATTTTTGTTATTAGCATCAGTATTTTGCTGGTTATCAGTAAAAATCACTACACGTTTGGCTTTTCTGGAACGAATCTGATGATCCTCTGCCACGTTTTCTTCGTTTTCTCTCTCCTGTTGTTCCAAATCGTTGATTAATTTGTATGACCATGTAGGAACTTTTGTACTTATTTCTTTGATtccaatagatttttttttaattcttttagttTTAGTCTTAGTTCTAACTGcgttaaagaaaattttcaaaatttttatttgatctTCTGAATGAATTCTTCTTTGTTCGGTTTCtggaaatgaaaataaagaaagttttttttctgttgataATGAATTTCTATCAAATGTATCTATTTgttcttccaatttttcttgatcagCAGTAAAAAGTATATCATGAATCTTATTTATCCAACCTGTCTCGatgtaattttttatggaaattttatttaggtttagtATTGgggatggaaaataaaatttgacccTTCCACGACAGGGCCCATTCAAAAAAGGATCATGTATTTTCggcaagtatttttttttttcatcattatACAATCTAGTTCTTTTTTCGAGTACATCTAGAGTAATGAGTCCTTTATTTAGAGTTTCCATTCGATTTCGAAATTCTTTGGTcaagttgttctttttttgttcattcgtATAAATCCAATGATCATACAAT from Rhodamnia argentea isolate NSW1041297 unplaced genomic scaffold, ASM2092103v1 Rarg_v2.45, whole genome shotgun sequence includes:
- the LOC125313469 gene encoding protein TIC 214-like, with translation MIQWKNWLRGHYQYDLSTIRWYRLVPHKWRNRFNQTRIVQNKDLTKRHSDEFESNSLPNSKYNFQKYYRYDLFSYKSINYNKIYKKGKLVDMLGGIISINLEDDDIMNLDKFTYRKYFDWRIFDFCLRNKVDIESWIDIDPNGNKNTKTGVNNYQIIDKIINKMDQKGLFYLKISQNGGITASNKKKDLFDWMGMNEEILSRPISNLKLWFFPEFVLLYNTYIMKPWIIPIQLLLLNFNENVTENKNITRKNKRDLFIFSNEKKSIELENRNQEEKESASRDNLESDAQNQANLGSLLSNQEKDIEEDYASSDMKKRRKKKQYKSNTEAELDFFLKRYLRFQLRWDDSLNQRMINNIKVYCLLLRLINPREIAISSIQRGEMSLDILMIQKDLTLIELMKKGILIIEPVRLSIKNDGQFIIYQSLNISLVNKSKPKINQRYRKKSYVAKINLDKSIARHQRMAENRYKNHYDLLFVPEKVLSAKGRRELRILICFNSRKRNGIHKNPVFCNNVKKGGEFLDKSKHFDKKKLIKLKFFLCPNYRLEDLSCMNRYWFDTNNGSRFTMIRIHMYPRLQIC
- the LOC125313468 gene encoding protein TIC 214-like; translation: MILKSFLLGNPVSLCMKIINSVVMVGLYYGFLTTFSIGPSYLFLLRARVMEEGEEGTEKKVSATTGFIAGQLMMFISIYYAPLHLALGRPHTITVLALPYLLFHFFWNNHKHFFDYGSTTRNSMRNLSIQCVFLNNLIFQLFNHFILPSSMLARLVNIYMFRCNNKMLFVTSSFVGWLIGHIFFMKWVELVLVWIQQKNSIRSNKYLVSELRNSMARIFSILLFITCVYYLGRIPSPIVTKKFKETSETEERGESEEETDVEIETTFETKGTKQEQEGSTEEDPSPSLFSEEKEDPDKIDEREEIRVNGKEKTRDAFNFQETFYKDSQVYKTSYMDRKKKKENSKLEIFKEEPFLLWFEKPLVTLLFDYKRWNRPFRYIKNNQFENAIRNEMSQYLFYTCQNNGKERISFTYPPSLSTFLEMIQRKISLLTKEKLPPDELYDHWIYTNEQKKNNLTKEFRNRMETLNKGLITLDVLEKRTRLYNDEKKKYLPKIHDPFLNGPCRGRVKFYFPSPILNLNKISIKNYIETGWINKIHDILFTADQEKLEEQIDTFDRNSLSTEKKLSLFSFPETEQRRIHSEDQIKILKIFFNAVRTKTKTKRIKKKSIGIKEISTKVPTWSYKLINDLEQQERENEENVAEDHQIRSRKAKRVVIFTDNQQNTDANNKNTNNPDQADEVALIRYSQQSDFRRDIIKGSMRAQRRKTVTCELFQANAHSPLFLDRIDKPLFSLDIFGMIKFILKKWMYKKRTELRISDYTEERTKESEKKKEEEKREEYKREEKERIEIAEAWDSILFAQVIRGSLLVTQSFLRKYILLPSLIIAKNIARILLFQFPEWSKDLKDWNREMHVKCTYNGVQLSETEFPKNWLTDGIQIKILFPFCLKPWHRSKVTPPQKDPLRNKGQKNDFCFLTVWGMETELPFGSPIKQRSFFEPIFKELRKKIRKLQKNSFLVIQVLKEKINFFFNLSKERKKWVMKNILFLKVIIKELSKRNPIPLFGLREIYKLSETKKEKDGIIGNGMINESSIQIRFMDLTDYSLTEKKMKDLADRTSTIRNQIEKIKKDKKKGFLTPEINRNISSNKRSYPTKLLTSIKNILQKLKRRNVRLIRQSYSFFKFLVERIYIDILLRIINIPRITTQLFLIIQKK